The DNA window GAGCAGTCGGGACACCATGTTTACCCTCTTGACTGGCAGGAGCATGACCTTGGGGTAGTGACTGATCATCCTCTGCAGACTACCTGTGGACAGATTTCAGACTCTCCATCAGTGGCTTTCAAACTGGGGCCTATGGACACCCGATGGAGCACTAGAGGGTCCATGCAAAATTTCAGAATGGGGGAACAGTGAGGGGGGAAAAGACCAACAACAACTAAAATctgcataaaattaaaaaaagttcttAGTAGGGCGGTAAAAcagattaatcgcatccaaaataaaagtctgtttatatatgtcaaaaaaaaaaaaaagattatttctatacagtatacacacatataaagtaaacatgaacttttattttggatgcactTAGTTATAATTAAgcgatttgacagccctaatgtttatttatctttaaaagtTTCTATTCTAAAAATAATGTCTCATTCATTTGATATGGATTTACACCACCTTAaactcagttagcttaaacacagtacacgtaacAAGGgctttgaaataatataatatctaaaaaGAATatggatagaatagaaaaaggatagagcaagctagtgttagatgtcttttttttttataattgtgtattttaataagtttcattttttatttaaaagtatctcACAATTATTTGACCaacaatacattaaaacagtattattgtgaaatattaataccatttaaaatcactgtttgctattttaatatatttaaaaatgtaatttattccgttGATGCCAATCTGAAGTTTTCAGTGTCactcagaaataattctaatttgctggttaaaacacattttcttataATAATCAACATTATCAAACAAatgtgctgcttagtattttggtggaaaccaagatttatttttattttttttcaggattctttgatgaatagaaagtttgaaagaacagcaattattcaaaataaactttgtaacattatcaatgtcacttttaaagcaatgtttgattaaagcatccttgctgaacaaaaaaagTACTGAACTTCCGGTTAATAATTAGACTTTAAAAAGATTGTTCCATCAAAAAGAAAGTTCTGTCCTAATTTGCTCAGCCTCAAATTGTTCCAAAACTATATGAAttccttcttctgtggaacatttgGTCTATGCAGTGGAAGTCAACGGTCACCAAAACAGTTTGGTCTGCTAACATtattcaaatatcttcttttccattttgaaagaaagaaatacaaaaagcTTTGGGACCACATAAAGCCAAGTGAATGTTTTcagtgaagtatccctttaaattaagtATGATTAAAATGGCCTGAATGAATCTTTCCAGTTTACACTTTCTCGAAAAAATAAAGATGGATAAATGATACAACAACACTGTCAATCCTGTCAATTTTAAGCAAATTGTTtgcaaattatttgtttgttgtacTGTGGCAGaaactaatctttaaaaaaaacatcataacatGATATGTAGTTTGAAAACACTTCTGTTAGTTTCAGCCCAGTTCcaatgtttttggaagaagtctcttttgttcaAAAAGGctgttaaaaaatacagtaaaaatagtcatgttgtaaaatagtaatacaatttaaaatttaaaaatggttttctattttaatatgattaaaaggtgatttattactccagtcttcagtgtcacatgatcctttagaaatgtgaaaaccatgattctctttttttttttttcactgttgcTTGAAGaatagaaaatgaaaaagaacagtatttattttaaataaacctttCTAACAACTCAGTCAAATATAagtattaatgcattaatgacaaaaaatagcTGTGTAATTTACTAAAAGACAATTACCTTCTACCAGTCCCATCTTCCTCAGATGATCAATGCGCTGCTGTAAGTCTGCACCTTTAAGTGAATATACTTCTGGACACTTCTGCATTATTTTCAGGATACTGGAGGGATTTAAGCCCAGGAGCAACAGTGCTGTCAGAACAGATGGAACATGTTTCCCATGGCTCTTCGTAGCACCTTCATGCATCTCCTTGGCTTGAGTTTCTGAGAAGCCCATCTGGAGCAAAGAGCACAGGGTGAGTTGATTCCCAGGTCTGTGGGTGACCTGACCACTGTGAGGTGGATTTACTTGATGGGGCTCTTGTGTGGAGGAGAACGCCATATGACCTCTTCTCACCGCCACAGGACAAACACTCCATCTCCACATCCATCGCAACATCTGAGATACAGAGGGAGGAAGTGCTGTTCAGTTCAACACATAATTGGGACACTAAATATTTTGGAAGAAAATATAAAACCACGCAACAGCTTTTCTCACTCTCACTCAGctcttatttatatataacattttttttttctttattaaatgctgtttttgcatGTCGTCTGgttatgattaaatgtaaatttaataagaAATGAAATTAGAATTTTAATTCGTAAGATAGCACAGATGTTTGAAACCAAATCAAAGAAACACTGCTACAGAAAACTAGCATGTGTGTAATTTGACTTTTACACCTAACTTACTGAATAATACAACTTTATTCTCTTAATGTAATCTATTTATTGTACGTTCCTTTTTGAGTGACTAAAGCAAAGGAACACAAAAGCAAAAAGGTTATTAAAATAGCTTATATTAGCCCCTCAACAAATAGTTACAGCACACACTGACCTTTCACTTCCATGAATTAAAGGCAGCTGTTGTTTCATACAAAATTATTCTTAGTTTTAACAAACGTTGTTTTAGACTCAGATTTTCTAGCAGTTACActtcttattataatattaaataagctattatttattcatttctttttattgtgCGGTTGATCATTAATGAATGCTACTCCGATTCCCACAAGCAAATCAAAGAAACCGCTTCTTACCAAGTGACAAATCGTAATATTTATTACGGTAGCTATATAGCAGTGGTTGAACATTTAGTCTAGTGTCTAATTATCTGATaacctaaaatatttattttgtcgtTTCGTCCTCACCTGTTTTCTGCATACATGTGTACCCATACCTGTGCCGCGTCAAAATACTCCCGCACTGAAACAACAGTCGAGAGCTCAAAAGTTCCGGATGTTTGAACGGAAGAcgaacaaaattaaaatattttattgaagaaTTCCATTGATATTAACATTAGATAGAGGCTTTACAAAGCCTGTGTGAAATAAAAGCAAACTGAAATTATACCAATAACAATTTATTCATAgtatagatacatatatataaaaattaaacgtaaaaaattattaaaatacttataACTTAAAAAGGTTCATCAACCTAAAACTCTTTTAAAGCTTTGAAGGCCTAATAACAAGGATCTTGAAGCTCAGGTGACCCTCATTCCAGGTCTAGTGCATGTGCCATATGTTTTAACAGGACAATCCTGGTGCTCAACACCACAGTATTAACAGTAACAAACAACAAGCACATTCGACATCTCAGAATTCAATGTTTTAAAAACTCcatgaaaggtaaaaaaaacaacacactgaTAAATACACTCATATTCCTTCACCAAACACAGAGATAAAGCTGTTCCTTAGCAACACAGATGGCTTCCATTCCCAGTCACACTTTCCTTTTGCTCTTTGGACGGACTGGTATCATCAAGGAGGACAGCGGCAGGTGGACGGAGAGTTCTGCAGAGACTGTGCATTAGTGCTCATGGTGACATTagatgtaatgtcataattagtTGAGCAGAACACATTAGTGCCCCTTTCACAACAGTTCCTCACTCGTCGGTGAGATATTTCAGCAGCTCAGACTGCAGCGCCGCCATTGTTCTCCtctgctcctcatcctcctcctcatcttctaaTGGAGTGTCCTCTAATGTGCTCAGATTGTTTTCGGGGTCCAGGTAGAGCTTGTCTACCCGGTGCACAGGTGAGTTGGGCTCCACTTGTTCTTTGGATTCTGAGATAAAGTATATGATGTATGAAGCTCTGCATCATTTGATTTAAAGAAAAAGGTGTTGGAGCTGAATATTATCATCTTTTGGTGGATGAAATAACCTAAAACCAATTCTCTTACCGTTGCTGGAGGGGAACACCTCTCCCCACGAGTACTCTGCTTGATTTATGGGTTGCTGAATCCACTGCGACTCCAAGAGCTCCTCGAGAGTCATTCTCTGATCAGCCACTGGGTGCAAAAGACCAGCCAACAGTGCATACAACTCTAAAAACAAGAACAAAGTAACAGGTGAAACCGTAATAAATGGTGTTTTtgcaagttttatttaaaaaaagtaatgtccTACGTCTCATTTGAGTACATGAGAACAACTATCTGCCAATTTAAAGGGAAACAAGTATTCTTTGATATTGTGTcctattttaagcataaactaatttttttttcaacttcttagaaaacaagacaaagacaaGAAATACTGAGGAAGATGTCAACTTTTTGCCCCAATTAAGACCCTTTTAATGCCTTCAACTGTGGAAGGGAGAAAGACCCACAAAACCCTGAATAAAGCAAAATTAATGATGTATCTCCAGTCAGTCTTCATGGCTGTGATGAAGCAGAGCTGCAAACCTGTAGATATCTGGCATGGAGGGTTGAGTCGGGCCTGCAAGGTTTCCTCCACACTGCAAAACGGGTTTTCACTGAAGAGTAAGGTGTATAAGAGCACTCCTAGAGACCACATCTCCAGCTCTGGACCCTCGTACCTACAGTAcatacatcaaaaatatataaaattctcATATTTAACCTGTATGTGAAAGTAAAATGCTTTCTTGTATTCACCTCACCTGACATTCAAAGGCCTACAAAGgcttaaagtcaacataaaaaatgtattcatttttctaaGTTATTCAAACCTATTTTAATATCCAAACATGATTCATGAAACTtgagtgaattaaaaaaaaaaaaaaaaaaaaaaaagtcactacaTTTTTATTGAGGGAAAATAAAGAAAGACCATCTCTGATGAATCGTGCACATGCATGTTCAAGGGCTTCATGGTGATCTCAGTCAAACTGTAGTTAAATACATTTCTTAGACATGAATATATAACCTTTATGTTCCCCTTCTCAGACCCTtatccacttgatcctatcctgTATTGTGCCCTTATCGATCTCAGATGCACAGATTGAACTGAGATGGGCTGTGTGATGTTTCAGTACGTACTGGTTTCCCTGAAGCACCTCTGGGGAGCAGTACTCCAGAGTACCACAGAAGGTGTAGAAGAGCTTTCCGGGTTCCAGCAGTGCAGCAGAGCCGAAGTCGATCAGCCGGATGTGGAATTTAGAGTTTATGATGATATTTTCATCCTTTATGTCCCTGTGGAGCACTCTTTTGCCACGCAGGTAACTCACTGCGTCTACCAACTAAGTACAGAAATATATACATCAGAAAAAAAGCCAATTACAACATCTCAAGAGTTCTCATAGCCTGTTTCTCACCTGTCTGAAGATGTAGCTCGCGAGAGGCTCATCCAGTCTCGGCTGCATGTCGATGAACTCAAACAGGTCAAGCCCATCCCCATGTTTCTCCATGACCATTTGGAAGAATCGCTCATTCTCAAACACCTCCAGCACCTGCAGCAAAAAGGAATACACTCATAAACACCAATAGTGAACATACTATAACTAGCATTTTGACAGTTCCATACTTTAACTATTAATGTATTATTCGAACATCTGGTAAATAAagaattttcaaaaacataaataaaaaaacttaaatgaccattttctgttttaatatttgaatatgtcatttattcctgtgatggcaaagatgaattttcaccAGCCAATACTCTACctgatcacatgatcattcagaaatcattctaatatgctgatttaaagtGCCCCAATTATGGGTAATATGAAGGGTACATAGTTTGGTTTTCGGAGActccaacaacaggttgacatgcatgcaaaaaaacactttcattgttttataatatgcatttattttacctTACTTGATCAACGACTCCCAAACGCTCAACTCATTTTTCTAAACCCCTCCTCTGCATGATGCTATTCTCCAGTGATTGGtcgatttcattttcatttcatcatgaatgcctgtaatgcctgataaagcagcgtttgtgagcgcagtgctgctttatGTACAGCGTTACTGGGGAACAGCTATTTTTACCACTGAAAAGCTGCACCAAGTGGCAAAGAATGAacttgcattttcattcagaccaattcCCAAGTGGGCggacaatatgctaatgttttatgtttacatgaaaCACATTGGGATTCATTATAAAAATGACTTGTTTCAATAAATTTATACaattcactttcagttttaaaactctgcaggatgttttcatccacttACAGCAgtgttacacactgcattaaAAGCCCTtgtcaaaaatccataatagtggcactttaataaaacagattttccaggatttatttatttgaaaaataaatagtaaCATTACAAATCGCATTGTCTCaaatttgatgcatccttgctgaaattaaattaaaatgtaaagtttaaataGATTCTTACCGACTAGTAACATTTGCATTGTTGTGCATTTTTGAACAAGATAAATagtacagtaaaactgtcatttaAAATGAGGTACAAGGTTTTTAAGCATGTGAACAGATTAAAATTGACATTCGACAACAACattcgactctttttttttaaagaggctaTGTTGCATTATTTAATATGAACTCAAACGGTTCTCTCAACGTACCTTCACAATATTGGGATGTTGCAGGCGAACCAGTATAGCCACTTCTTGACTGACCCGGCCCAGATCAGGATCATCCACCCACGCTTCACTCACCACTGCACTTTTCCTAATAAACTTCACAACCACCTGAAATTGAAGTGAGAGATAATAAATTCAACATCTCTTCACCAGCTCATATAATTGTCCATAAAAGACTACATGCCCCCTACATCAATTACACTGACTCGGTGTGTAAACATCCTCTCTTAAGAACCCTGACCAAGGTTTGAACAACTGACATCATCGTTATCAAGTTATTATCTTGCATCCGGATGAATATGAATGTATGAACAGCAGTGAGTGCAGAAAAGAATGTCACTGACTTCCTGTTCATCTTTCCTTCTTGCAGCGAGCCAGACAAAGCCGAAGGCTCCCTTTCCAATAGAGCACAGCGGACGATAGTCTTCTGCAAAGTAACCCTCACATGCCCCAGACTGCTCCAAGTGCACAGAGGAGCGCAAGGCATCTGAACGAACTGCCTAAATCATGAAGAAAGAAAGGTTAAATGCAGGAAATCATTAGGGACCAGAAACCGTTGGtttgattcttcaaaatatcttctattgtgttccacagaagaatgagatgcatacatgtttggaataacATTTGGGGTATTCCCCAAAATCTCCTTTTAAAGAGctcatttttaaagcatttatgcaGATCACCTCAGCGAGACTGGAGGCAAAGGCTTCCTGTCCTGGGGCTCCTGTCCTCACTGTGGGAGACACTGTGCTCGGTGGCGCCTCCTGGTGGTGGAGCAGGAGATGACTCCCACTCAGCCACAGACAGACCAGAGAGCTGCCGCTGGACAGGGACATCCAACGTACATCACACTGCACCTCTACACAGAGTGAGAAAGAGACACTGAAAATTACCACTTTATCAGTTGCTGTGCACTGACATATCATAAATGTACAGTAGACAAAATGGATGGTGTTTTTAAGATCTGGTATACAGAAAGAGTACACAGTTTGAACAGGAAAAATGCAGTACAGCAGGAGATAACATACAGTAATCATCATAAAATAAACCCAGACAAGGGTCTTGGATCACCCTGAAGGGGGTTATTTTATGATAATGATTACAATATCAAGCTTATTCCATGGCTACTTGCCAAATAAATACATGGATAAAAAATTTTGATTtgaagtttaaattattttatcatcTCACTGGCGGATTACTTTACAGGGATAGATGacccaaaattaacattctgtctTTTAATCACAATCATATTGCTGCAAaactttcttctttggaacataaagaaaatacatatattttgcaAAATATCACTGTCCATTTAATGGAATTCAGATTGGTTCCCAAATAGTTTCAACAATTCTTCTGTTGGGTTCAAgcaagtcataaaaaaaaaactgggtgaactgtccctaaAGGCTTCCACTGGTAAAAATTAACTACAACAAAATAGGAAACAATCtgccttgcaaaaaaaaaaaaaccatgaacaactccacaatattaaaataataatgaacagatccattcaaaagttttggatcagtaaaaatctcttatgctcatcaaggctacagttatttgaccaaaaatacagatttttttattgcaatttagaATAaggattttctattttaatatactttaaaatataatttatccctGTAaagccaagctgaattttcaacatcactccagtcttgtgtcacatgatccttcagaaaccataaCGCAAGAGTgcgttaaatgtaataataaacacttatattgttagaacatatttatatttttaataaatgctggaATAATTTGATAAATTCAGCtgtgtcacagaaataaatcatattttaaagtacattattaatcttactgatcccaaacttttgaatggcagtgtatatattattactatcattAATCTGCGATGCAATATATTTTTCTATGGACTTGTTTCCTTTATTTTAAAAGGTCTTTCCAACATTAACCATCCCTTATATAATTTCATACAATATGCTCATTACTGGTGCCTAGTATACTACAGGTAAACTAGAGGGGCATAGTTGACATACCAATTGATTTTCCATCTCTGTTGTAGCAGGTCACATGAATCCTTCCTTCTGGAATGGAAGAGTTTGTCTTCACCTTTTTAGGAGTAGAGGTGGTAGGAGTGTCGCCTGGTAACATTATTCCACCCTTCCGGAGATCCAAGGCATTCCGGATTTCCGGTGATAGGGAAACATTTTGCGTTTTCTCTTGCTCCGGGCAGATTTGAGCCTCTGTTTCAAGGTCGGATTCCACAATGAAGGGTGAAGGAGTACGCAGGAGCTCAGCAGTGTCACATGAGGTAAGCGAATGGTTAAGATCTGCAGATGCACTTAGAATCTCAACACTGTCATTCAGGTCCATCTCTGACATGGCATGAACAATGACATCTCCATTAGAGTTCAAATCCAAAAACGTGCTGCCCGATTCCGCTAGGTGATGTCCCTGCTGAGACTCGTCTAGCTTTTCAGGACCAGAGCCACCCACAAGCCGCTCGCAGAACCCAGACGATGACCCACTGCCCAGGGAGATCACCTCAAAGCTGGATCCCTGAAGCTGAGCTTTCTCTGAACACTGGCAGGCCTTTGTGGGGGGTTTTGGATGTGGCACAGTGGCACAGGACTTTACTGAAGCTTCTTTACGGGTGGAGTTTGGGGCTATGGAGGCATCTCGCCTAGCAAAGTTCTGCTCGGATGGGCCACAATGAGGAGAGACAGTAGTGGAGAGGCAGGTCTTGTGGACTTCCTGGGACTCCACCAGAGCAAAGGTCTGTAGCAGAGCGGTGGTGTTGGCGGAGTCAGACTCAGACCCTCGAGGAGTCACATCCACAACCTGCTCAATAAGCTCTGTAGTGTCATCCAACCTGAGAACAACAGAGAGAATGATGATATCTGAGAATAATGAATGACAatctgcaaattaaaaaaaaaaaaaaatctcaaaattaataaaatctaaaccaaaatgtaaatgaaaagggaaaacacataaaatgaaaactaattgaAAATATTTGACTGTTGCTGCCTTCAATTGCTTCCAGAATGATCGTAAATAGGAATGTGGAAGTtaaaaattgcatataaaattgctTGAATTTGTCGAGCTCATAATCACAAGTGGGACTTATAAAGTTTCTGATAGCACGCCAAAGCACAATAAGACTGACTTATAAAATGGGTATGTTGTCTGTACAGATAACAGGCTTGTATTAATAGTGGAATGTTTATTTGCAAAGACCAGCATTAGTAC is part of the Carassius auratus strain Wakin chromosome 27, ASM336829v1, whole genome shotgun sequence genome and encodes:
- the LOC113045362 gene encoding PAS domain-containing serine/threonine-protein kinase-like isoform X3, producing the protein MKTDSFCMNQSFPSARNCTLNSMDASSGDSHVGSSEAMRISDLQSFHPVSPSSVHGSPVLESSLLRQLMCTAPEKRGTALTINPNKAVLSINCTTLQVLDSNEHACKLFECGYSDLIGQKLTSLLRASQMLEEVLREETLDSDGNLVAISAKVVSAVSLTGDEFPVSVWLQIPEQRQQILELLLERVERITAHVTFTQNGGILSCDTTFAHLYDYHTVEEMTGLSIMSLMPSLQIPFHCRTPKVLRVQRLHVQARSGVVVPACVRLQAAVSCGRSPLQIKGSAHPEPSDGSHTSSRQTDRTPTAGKSGAGGVLSPSADVLYFGSVCVFAPSSCLLTLQPNGTIHSLNNPFSSLLLGYNSGQLLGKNVTYLIPAFYERVRAADRSDHPTSHPHDASSPSDSCTDPCRCLASASCHPADVLTLSTGMLTTKKDQQDTCNPTTVLAGDSVMVHLATRRKAGLGKGKRIFTGKNAKLEKENSILSTLTSPAVTSTPLNGLDDTTELIEQVVDVTPRGSESDSANTTALLQTFALVESQEVHKTCLSTTVSPHCGPSEQNFARRDASIAPNSTRKEASVKSCATVPHPKPPTKACQCSEKAQLQGSSFEVISLGSGSSSGFCERLVGGSGPEKLDESQQGHHLAESGSTFLDLNSNGDVIVHAMSEMDLNDSVEILSASADLNHSLTSCDTAELLRTPSPFIVESDLETEAQICPEQEKTQNVSLSPEIRNALDLRKGGIMLPGDTPTTSTPKKVKTNSSIPEGRIHVTCYNRDGKSIEVQCDVRWMSLSSGSSLVCLWLSGSHLLLHHQEAPPSTVSPTVRTGAPGQEAFASSLAEAVRSDALRSSVHLEQSGACEGYFAEDYRPLCSIGKGAFGFVWLAARRKDEQEVVVKFIRKSAVVSEAWVDDPDLGRVSQEVAILVRLQHPNIVKVLEVFENERFFQMVMEKHGDGLDLFEFIDMQPRLDEPLASYIFRQLVDAVSYLRGKRVLHRDIKDENIIINSKFHIRLIDFGSAALLEPGKLFYTFCGTLEYCSPEVLQGNQYEGPELEMWSLGVLLYTLLFSENPFCSVEETLQARLNPPCQISTELYALLAGLLHPVADQRMTLEELLESQWIQQPINQAEYSWGEVFPSSNESKEQVEPNSPVHRVDKLYLDPENNLSTLEDTPLEDEEEDEEQRRTMAALQSELLKYLTDETLRPPAAVLLDDTSPSKEQKESVTGNGSHLCC
- the LOC113045362 gene encoding PAS domain-containing serine/threonine-protein kinase-like isoform X1, coding for MWLMQGQRSSPRGDSVCAADDNCSISTVMKTDSFCMNQSFPSARNCTLNSMDASSGDSHVGSSEAMRISDLQSFHPVSPSSVHGSPVLESSLLRQLMCTAPEKRGTALTINPNKAVLSINCTTLQVLDSNEHACKLFECGYSDLIGQKLTSLLRASQMLEEVLREETLDSDGNLVAISAKVVSAVSLTGDEFPVSVWLQIPEQRQQILELLLERVERITAHVTFTQNGGILSCDTTFAHLYDYHTVEEMTGLSIMSLMPSLQIPFHCRTPKVLRVQRLHVQARSGVVVPACVRLQAAVSCGRSPLQIKGSAHPEPSDGSHTSSRQTDRTPTAGKSGAGGVLSPSADVLYFGSVCVFAPSSCLLTLQPNGTIHSLNNPFSSLLLGYNSGQLLGKNVTYLIPAFYERVRAADRSDHPTSHPHDASSPSDSCTDPCRCLASASCHPADVLTLSTGMLTTKKDQQDTCNPTTVLAGDSVMVHLATRRKAGLGKGKRIFTGKNAKLEKENSILSTLTSPAVTSTPLNGLDDTTELIEQVVDVTPRGSESDSANTTALLQTFALVESQEVHKTCLSTTVSPHCGPSEQNFARRDASIAPNSTRKEASVKSCATVPHPKPPTKACQCSEKAQLQGSSFEVISLGSGSSSGFCERLVGGSGPEKLDESQQGHHLAESGSTFLDLNSNGDVIVHAMSEMDLNDSVEILSASADLNHSLTSCDTAELLRTPSPFIVESDLETEAQICPEQEKTQNVSLSPEIRNALDLRKGGIMLPGDTPTTSTPKKVKTNSSIPEGRIHVTCYNRDGKSIEVQCDVRWMSLSSGSSLVCLWLSGSHLLLHHQEAPPSTVSPTVRTGAPGQEAFASSLAEAVRSDALRSSVHLEQSGACEGYFAEDYRPLCSIGKGAFGFVWLAARRKDEQEVVVKFIRKSAVVSEAWVDDPDLGRVSQEVAILVRLQHPNIVKVLEVFENERFFQMVMEKHGDGLDLFEFIDMQPRLDEPLASYIFRQLVDAVSYLRGKRVLHRDIKDENIIINSKFHIRLIDFGSAALLEPGKLFYTFCGTLEYCSPEVLQGNQYEGPELEMWSLGVLLYTLLFSENPFCSVEETLQARLNPPCQISTELYALLAGLLHPVADQRMTLEELLESQWIQQPINQAEYSWGEVFPSSNESKEQVEPNSPVHRVDKLYLDPENNLSTLEDTPLEDEEEDEEQRRTMAALQSELLKYLTDETLRPPAAVLLDDTSPSKEQKESVTGNGSHLCC
- the LOC113045362 gene encoding PAS domain-containing serine/threonine-protein kinase-like isoform X2, coding for MWLMQGQRSSPRGDSVCAADDNCSISTVMKTDSFCMNQSFPSARNCTLNSMDASSEAMRISDLQSFHPVSPSSVHGSPVLESSLLRQLMCTAPEKRGTALTINPNKAVLSINCTTLQVLDSNEHACKLFECGYSDLIGQKLTSLLRASQMLEEVLREETLDSDGNLVAISAKVVSAVSLTGDEFPVSVWLQIPEQRQQILELLLERVERITAHVTFTQNGGILSCDTTFAHLYDYHTVEEMTGLSIMSLMPSLQIPFHCRTPKVLRVQRLHVQARSGVVVPACVRLQAAVSCGRSPLQIKGSAHPEPSDGSHTSSRQTDRTPTAGKSGAGGVLSPSADVLYFGSVCVFAPSSCLLTLQPNGTIHSLNNPFSSLLLGYNSGQLLGKNVTYLIPAFYERVRAADRSDHPTSHPHDASSPSDSCTDPCRCLASASCHPADVLTLSTGMLTTKKDQQDTCNPTTVLAGDSVMVHLATRRKAGLGKGKRIFTGKNAKLEKENSILSTLTSPAVTSTPLNGLDDTTELIEQVVDVTPRGSESDSANTTALLQTFALVESQEVHKTCLSTTVSPHCGPSEQNFARRDASIAPNSTRKEASVKSCATVPHPKPPTKACQCSEKAQLQGSSFEVISLGSGSSSGFCERLVGGSGPEKLDESQQGHHLAESGSTFLDLNSNGDVIVHAMSEMDLNDSVEILSASADLNHSLTSCDTAELLRTPSPFIVESDLETEAQICPEQEKTQNVSLSPEIRNALDLRKGGIMLPGDTPTTSTPKKVKTNSSIPEGRIHVTCYNRDGKSIEVQCDVRWMSLSSGSSLVCLWLSGSHLLLHHQEAPPSTVSPTVRTGAPGQEAFASSLAEAVRSDALRSSVHLEQSGACEGYFAEDYRPLCSIGKGAFGFVWLAARRKDEQEVVVKFIRKSAVVSEAWVDDPDLGRVSQEVAILVRLQHPNIVKVLEVFENERFFQMVMEKHGDGLDLFEFIDMQPRLDEPLASYIFRQLVDAVSYLRGKRVLHRDIKDENIIINSKFHIRLIDFGSAALLEPGKLFYTFCGTLEYCSPEVLQGNQYEGPELEMWSLGVLLYTLLFSENPFCSVEETLQARLNPPCQISTELYALLAGLLHPVADQRMTLEELLESQWIQQPINQAEYSWGEVFPSSNESKEQVEPNSPVHRVDKLYLDPENNLSTLEDTPLEDEEEDEEQRRTMAALQSELLKYLTDETLRPPAAVLLDDTSPSKEQKESVTGNGSHLCC
- the LOC113045362 gene encoding PAS domain-containing serine/threonine-protein kinase-like isoform X4 gives rise to the protein MWLMQGQRSSPRGDSVCAADDNCSISTVMKTDSFCMNQSFPSARNCTLNSMDASSGDSHVGSSEAMRISDLQSFHPVSPSSVHGSPVLESSLLRQLMCTAPEKRGTALTINPNKAVLSINCTTLQVLDSNEHACKLFECGYSDLIGQKLTSLLRASQMLEEVLREETLDSDGNLVAISAKVVSAVSLTGDEFPVSVWLQIPEQRQQILELLLERVERITAHVTFTQNGGILSCDTTFAHLYDYHTVEEMTGLSIMSLMPSLQIPFHCRTPKVLRVQRLHVQARSGVVVPACVRLQAAVSCGRSPLQIKGSAHPEPSDGSHTSSRQTDRTPTAGKSGAGGVLSPSADVLYFGSVCVFAPSSCLLTLQPNGTIHSLNNPFSSLLLGYNSGQLLGKNVTYLIPAFYERVRAADRSDHPTSHPHDASSPSDSCTDPCRCLASASCHPADVLTLSTGMLTTKKDQQDTCNPTTVLAGDSVMVHLATRRKAGLGKGKRIFTGKNAKLEKENSILSTLTSPAVTSTPLNGLDDTTELIEQVVDVTPRGSESDSANTTALLQTFALVESQEVHKTCLSTTVSPHCGPSEQNFARRDASIAPNSTRKEASVKSCATVPHPKPPTKACQCSEKAQLQGSSFEVISLGSGSSSGFCERLVGGSGPEKLDESQQGHHLAESGSTFLDLNSNGDVIVHAMSEMDLNDSVEILSASADLNHSLTSCDTAELLRTPSPFIVESDLETEAQICPEQEKTQNVSLSPEIRNALDLRKGGIMLPGDTPTTSTPKKVKTNSSIPEGRIHVTCYNRDGKSIEVQCDVRWMSLSSGSSLVCLWLSGSHLLLHHQEAPPSTVSPTVRTGAPGQEAFASSLAEAVRSDALRSSVHLEQSGACEGYFAEDYRPLCSIGKGAFGFVWLAARRKDEQEVVVKFIRKSAVVSEAWVDDPDLGRVSQEVAILVRLQHPNIVKVLEVFENERFFQMVMEKHGDGLDLFEFIDMQPRLDEPLASYIFRQLVDAVSYLRGKRVLHRDIKDENIIINSKFHIRLIDFGSAALLEPGKLFYTFCGTLEYCSPEVLQGNQYEGPELEMWSLGVLLYTLLFSENPFCSVEETLQARLNPPCQISTELYALLAGLLHPVADQRMTLEELLESQWIQQPINQAEYSWGEVFPSSNESKEQVEPNSPVHRVDKLYLDPENNLSTLEDTPLEDEEEDEEQRRTMAALQSELLKYLTDE